The Ischnura elegans chromosome 10, ioIscEleg1.1, whole genome shotgun sequence genome contains the following window.
GTAAATATATCTGTATCCCAAGGTGGCTGCGCATAAGCCAAAAGCCAAAGCAAATATTGGCACCAATACTTCGGTGTTACttatgggaaatgaaaaagtttAGGATACCAACAAAGTTAATTAAAACTGGATACTTTTTCTTCTGTATGAGTACTAAGTAACGGAAATAAAATAGCCAGTTAAAATAATCAGATTAAAAACAAACTTCATCGTCGTAGCAATCCAATGACAGCCGTTAGACGCATCATGTGATCTCAGAATTAGTTATTTCAACCTTCAACTCATGAGAAGAAGTCAATTATTCTTCTTGTTCAAATTTGCTCTAACAATGTGGCGACTCCTGCCACCCATCAAACAACTCTCCTCCACACCTTCATGAAGTAATACTTACTCTATTTTAGAGGCATATGGTACAGTTCAGCACCAACAAATAAAGTAGTAAACAATGCACCAGCTACTCGGTATGACTTGTGAGGTCATTTTCCCATAATTCCGCGTTCATGCTGTTTTCGCCAACGTTCGAATTCTtcaattctttttcattattttatgcctAATACTGTTCCATTTtcggaagaaaatatttaccacGAATAAATTGACGGAAAGAATATTTCGGTACAATTTCAGGAAATCGGTTCATTATCCTATTGAAGAATTTCAACTACTCACCCGCTCATGAAGGGTCGAACTGCTTGCAGCCCAACAGCTTAGTCTGTACTCAATCCTCCAGTAAGCTTACCAAGACGATCTCCCCTCTCGTTCACTCCCAGCGAAGACCTTCCGCGACACTGACCAAATGGCGACTGGCCGAGCGACAAACAGAACGTATATTTACTATCCCTCAAAATTGGGCAGAGAGGCGAGAGAGATTTTGACCACAATCCGATGGTACGTAGTGGTGTATTACTTGGGAGACTTGGTTAATGGGTTGTGAAGGATAGTAGCCAGGATTAAATGCCGAAGGGAAGGAATTCATACGTTGACTCAAGCATGGGTTTTGTGAGTTGTCTTCCGGCGGTATTAGTTAAACAGCTGTTGATGTCGTTACGATTGCACGAGAGGAATTCACACTCTCAAAGTTAGTAGTAATCAAGagatttttatcttgaaaatataGATTAATTACTCCTGTCAACTCAGCGTTACGCGagaaaattaacttaaatttgGGAAATGCCGATCAACCTGGGAAGTGATTACTCTTTAAGGAGAGtgtttttctcttaaattcattattttagatAATAGTGAAATATATTGAACGTTGGAACGGTGGAGGAGGATAACTAAATAGCTTTCCTTGACTAGAGTAACACACGATAGTTATATGTAGAATAAATGCTCAAGTGGTTAAacacagaaatattaaaaataaataaaagttacattttaaataaCACATTTTTCCTGAAATCAGTTAAGAAATgtacttctaaatgagcttttcaTCACTTGTAGTTTAACGCAGGGGTGCATTGAATTTACCTGAAATTATGGTAGCTAAGCGTGTTAAGTTCGAGAAGAGGGGCACGCAATTTCAATTTTACCCTTATCAGCGCCCACGTTTTATGGTGCGAGTGTTGGAAAACTTATTGTTTTCTTCACAGTACATCTTATCCTGTTTTTTTAAAAAGCCTGTTTGAGtaaacttttataattttacttttattttctacattttagcGGTGAATGGTGTAATCGATTGAACCAGAGCCGATAAAGAAATTTCTGCTCCAAAATTAAAACTAGCGCTATctattgagattaaaaaaaaactatttcctagAAAGGATTTATAgctcaatggaaataaaatttcaaatgtgtaATTACTGAATAGTGTATTTTTACCCGAAGCAAGCaaaagtgcaaaatttcaagccgatccgacattGAGTATTGggtaaaaaagcaattaaaatattccatcgatgaaaaaGACAAACGGAGGTAGCAAGCTTATAAAAAtcgttgaaaaaagaaaaaaaacaagatatttaTCCGCGAAGACTTGGTGAGTATTGgtgaatttttacataaaaacatACCTACCATTGAAGTATAAGTACTACACATAAAACCTGTAAGACCTGTGGTGGATTTACAAGCTTCTCATCACCATGAATCCAGCAAGATCTCGTGGAATGTGAACactttttattgcttaaatcttACGATTAATATTAAGAGAAAGGTTGGTATGTTGAAAGAAAAACACCGTTTTAACTTCTGGGAtggtcatttttatttacaatgacATCTAAGTTACGCTTCACAGCACATTCCATGATTGCAGTCCATCATGGCGAGAAaaaagagttttcattttttttacaggaCTGAGATAAAGATATGGTCAAGGGAAGGTCGAAGGTGATGATCCTCCTCGAGGTTAGGGGGTCAGGTCACTGAGTGCCTGCCTCCCGGTAGGAAGTGGAGTAAACGAAGGTGGCGAAGTGCACGTTGAACATGCTAGCATAGCGTTCCACTTCGCAAGTTTACAGGGGTAGGAAAGGGATGCTGCCATCTCTTGAGCGAGTTCGTGCACACCACTGGATAGGTTGAGAATTGAGGAGGAGTTTGTAACAAGAGCCGCAGAAAGTGACGAGGAGGGGATATATGATAATGATCTAGGTAGAATTAGGAAGGATAGGTTACACACTTTTGGTATACACAACAGTAATGTTTAAATTCGACAACCTTGAATTTATATTCACTCCGTAATGATAAAAAATCTACCTaatatctctctttctctttttgaAAGGACCCATTCGCACAAAGGAttcactttaaatttatttcccgTCTTCCCGTCCAGAGTTTTATATCCATTATTCTAATCTCAATGTCCCAGGGAAAATGAGAGTTCAAAACTTGGATCACGAGACGCAAAGACGAGCGCTTACAGTGGCACCGACAATCACTCAGGAGAAAGGCGGAGGCAGAATCACCTTCGTCCATTAAATCTGTGCCCACGAAAGAGCAGGCATCTTATCTCCCACCTTTTAAATACGTTAGTACACTTGcttgtaaattttcttcttctttgattaaatgaatgaataaccGACCCGTAAAATGTGCTATGTCATCGACCAACGCCAATGCTTTGTGCTGAATACTGAACAATCACTTTCTTAGATATAaaacttttttcctttcaatatttacaaaataaaaaaacgatacaTCATCCACTGATGCCAGAGGAGAAAATTCCATCAATGCCTCTTcgagtgaataatttttaacctttttttttcatttttacacaacAATTtgattcgagaaaaaaattcactggGGGATGGGAAGAGGGAatttatacacaaattatttcaacgATTTCGGAACGATTGTCCtaactcgattttttttattttcaagaaaaaagaaagatgTTTGAAACGAACTTTTCCCAGGAAACAAAGTTACACTTAATACCACGAATGCTTCATCTACCCTTTTCATCACTatctatttcatttgaaaaaggcagcgCATCAAATTTCCTAGATTCGACGTCATACCACGTATCCACAATGGAGATGATTGATTATGACTCCAACAAATAGCTGAACCCAAACGAAGATTGAAAGGGAAAACGCAAAAAAGATTGCACGCAAGAGAATGGGTGGTTCTCATAAATATCGAGaagtgtttaaattaatttctcgTGACAAAATACACCTTCAGATTTCATTAAAAACTAATCTCATACTCTCACATGGACGggcctaaataaaaataataatacttataaaGGATAAAACAAGTTGACTCGTCAAAACCCAAAATTTTTGACTTTCTTCATGGACTTGAAGTGATAAAGAAAACTATAATCACAAGCCAACTACAACTTGAATGGGAAGAGAATGCACATACCCAACTTAATCCGAATGAGATATTTTTACATCGTAAATACTTACAACTTAAAAATAAGCTTCTGTAGAAAATTACAGAATCGAAAACATTGCGGTCAACTGATTTACGTATATAAATATTTGGATGGCAATGAAACAATATCTAATTCAAGcacttaaataaatacataacttGCAGCAAGTATCGAATCGTTCACAGAATTGAGAATACAGCCAACGAAAGCAGATACTGCTCGTCCGCTGATTATTTAATAGCGACATAAATAGCGAATAACCAGCTAAGGGTGTTTTGACCTCTCATTTTACAAACATTGCGCCCCAGGCGAGGCAATACTGAGATAGTATTCCGATCCATTATTTCATactgatatttaaataattagttcTTTTTGCAAATTAATTACACTTCCTCTCCTTCTCTATTGCACAAACGCGTGGCTCCCACTGGAGCAGGTCCAAATCCCACCTTTTGGGAACCACTTTGCCGATGAGAAACTATTAAACTAGCTACTCTATAGCTAACTCCAGTTCAACTCCTAGAATTGCGAACATCTTCGCATAGGTGTGCGGTCTGAGTCACTTTGCCTGCACACCACTGGGAAACAATAACAGGGCTGGGAGATGGGAGAACCACAACACACTTGAGATTTCTCTCGTACCTTCGACGGATGGCAAAGGTTGGGCTACGAGTCTTTCGGAAACTCCCTTCGTATGCACAGCTCGTTGGCTTTACCGCCCGGCTGACGGAAAATGTTCCGTTCGATGTGGAGGAGGTTAGATTATAGTCATCTTCCTAACATCGCCATTCTGAACACAACTCCGTATGTTCACCGTCAGGGAACTCCTCAGTTAGCTCACCACCAACCCAGACCGAACCTCGGGGACATCCGGGCAGGGGGGGCGGTGTGTCACGAGCATTCCGGCGGGGGCGATGGTGAGCCGTTGCCGGCCCTGGCTGCCGCAGAATGCGCCGCCTCGTCCTGGCTGTGCTGGTTCCTCCTGTGTCGGGAGCTGAACATCTTCCCGCAACCCTCCACTGTGCACCCGAACATCTCTGACAGGTGGAACCTCTCATAGTGTTCCTTGAGTGACGCACCGTCCGGGAAGGGCTTGTGACAGAAGCGACACCTTAAGCCACCGTCCACCTCAGGCGTGGGGTCGTCCTCCTCGAGGCAGTAGTAGGCGTTTGCCGGGAGCGTTGGCACACCTGACTGCGGGGCCTCGGTCCCCAGGGGGTGCCTGAGAAGGGAGAGCGGAATGGGGGGCGAGGGGGAGCCGGAGGAGGCGGATGAGTTAGGGCCCCCGCGGCCCCCGTTCATTCCGGCGGCCAGGGCCGCGCCGAAGTGGTCCAGGCCCCCGAAGCCGGCGAAACCCAGGGAGGGTAATAGGAGAGGTGGTGGCGGGAGTCCTCCGGGTCCCAGCCGGTCGCCGTTCACCATAAGGTGCTCGGCCAGGCCCCCGATTCCAGTGGGGACTGCCCCGGCTGCGGGGAGGTGGTTCTTGAAGGCCTCTAGGTTGAGCGGGAGAGCCTGGGTGTCCGCATATAGCCTTGCGAGGAATTCGCCGTGGAGCGCCGGGTTGGCAGCAAGAGAAGCGAAGGGGGACTTGTCGCCGAACATGGACTTGTCCGAGGACGAAGTTGACAGCAATTTGCGGTGTAGGTTGAGGTTGGCGCTGTGCCTGTCCCGACTTCTCTTGGACGGGAAAGCTGCGTTGCATCCATCGACTGTACACTTATGCATGAGCTTGAGGTGGACGTTCTGGTAGTGGGTCTTCACGCCGAAGTGATTCTGAAATATCTTCCCGCACACGGGGCAACGCCTGGGGTTCTCCTTGTCGATAGGAACGTCCACCACTCCCATGAAACCTGAGGAGTCCCTGAAGTGGCCCAGACCCTGCTGACTGCTGTCACCCGACGGGGAATCAGGGTTCGAGAGGGACTCGGCATCGCGATCCCCCCGGTCACTAGATGGACTTGGAGGACTGTTAGGACCGGGAACTATGCCTATGTTAAAGGGATGATTGGCTGACTGGACTCCGGGAGCTGGGTAAGGGCCCTGGAGTGAAGGACCTCTACAGGAAGGGTCCCGTTCCCCGAAGTGACCCTGAGAGAGGTTTTCCAGTTGGCGTAGGGCGTGTGAAGAGTCCAAGGATTCGTCTCCGTCGCTTTGGGCCCCTCCGTTGGACGGGCAGTCAACCTCCGAGGCCCTTTGAGGCCCATCAGGTCTGCTCAACTGCTCCCCTGCCGATGTCGCGTCGATTCGCTCACTTGTTgggctttttttttcttccgaggaTGCGCTCTTGGAGAGGTCGATCGTGTGTCCGGCTGATGAGgcatcttcctcctcttccttcaccGACGGGCTGGCTGCTTTCTCTTTGGAGGGCTCGACTGtcgcctcctcctccacctcctccccaaTGTCTTCGCGTTTCCGCTCATCCTCCGCCTCCGTCTTTGGTTCCACTttgaggaaaacaaaataaataatcacCAATAAGTACGCGCTAAAACAAAATTGAGCAATTTTACACTCATCTTAATTAAACCTACTACATGCAGAACCAAGACAAGTAATGATATATTTGGATCATAAATACCTATGGCTAATTGTAAGCtataataacacgtatctcaaaatttaacCGGTCTGAGCTAATactgttaacaaaaaataaaatttaagcaaaaaatatctctttgtttgcaaatgcatgcttctttcGTAGTTTCATGTGTTTTTGGTTTttagtttcaattaaaattatataaaattaaaaaaataaatcattttttgctctcttgaaaagttgctGTTTATGAGATACGTGTATTGACTTCATTATCTCTAATTTCTTATATCCTAGTCTATATCCTTATCTCTGACGGCTTGAATATGTGTCGCGGACAAGATGCTTGAATCCTACAGGCGAATTGACAAAGGAATAGGTTTTATCGTTCACCATACATTTATAAACACATACACAAAAGCAATTCTTTCAGGAATCACAATATATTTTACATAGAGAACATAATGATATTTGattacaatttattaaatatgGTAGTAGCTGTTCACTAGAATTTCGAGTCAACTTATGAAGGGAATATATTGAATTTTAAGGGTAATCGTGATTCATCCACTTTCCAAAGTGAAtcaaataataatagcaataataaaatacaataccacaataataaatataataacgaATGAAAAGTattgacataaattttaataGGTCTATATTTGCCTCGGGTAAACCTTGAGAAACcttaaaaataagacaaaataagGCCTAATTAAGATTGAAATATCTGTCATGATATCCATTCTATTAAGTTAGGCGCAATAATGAAATAGAGACAAAGCGctgcagtattttttaaataaataaacttaaagtCTTCCTAAGCTATGTTAATAATCAATCGATAACCCATATTTCTGAGTAAAAATTGTAACTTTATGAAGTCAGAGTTAAATACAAGTctaaaatataacaattataaatgacactaaaatatttttacaattgctAATAATCACATGCTTCAAGCAGATTGAAATCATGGAAGGGATAGGCCCTGATTTTGGTTTTTGCACGTTATTTTTAGCGATAAAACTACATTTAATAAAGACATTTcccgaaattttcaatcaaaatattctcaatgacaaaaaataagcgcataaaagtttcaataaatagCTGTGcgtagtaaaaattataaattttggatcattaaacttattattaatttttggctTCATTTTACTGTTGGAGTATTCTTTGAAAAGAATTCAATACCGGCGATTGAAATCCCAGGCATAAGCCTGTCAGAATAATGCGCATCAGCCGGTTAAACTGCATGCTTTAGCGACCAAAAATCTCTGCATGTAAAAGAAGATCGTGGGATACGTACTCACCTTTGAGGCATTCCGGCTCGCAGTTTCCCATCTCCTCAGCCGTTTCCATGGCTCCAGGATCGTCTTCCTCTTTTCCAGGCGGTGTAGCTCTTGCCTCCGCTGCGGCCGCAGCGGCTGTCGCCAGTGCATCAGCATCGTCCTCTGAGGAAGACATGACCAACAAGTTGGAGGGCGTATCTTCTGGAAGCGGCTGGGCACAGCGCGTAGGGTTCCTGCTCTTCCTCTTCCGGACCCCAGCCTTCGATGACGAGGACAAAGGTGAGGCCGTGGTCGCCGGAACGGTCGTCGGACCATTTTCGGCACAGGATTGTACGGGCAATGGACCCTGAGGACCTTCCTCCGTCCCATCAGCTACCCTCTGCTCCTCTACCTTGGTCTGAGTCAGCCTTAAAGGGCTGCAATTACCTCCTTCAGCACTCTCCGGACACTCCGCCTTGAAGCGCTTGTTCTCAGGGGACCCCGTTAGGTCGAGACCTTCTTCTGGCTCTCTTTTGGCCCTCGCTTCTGGACCTTCCTCCTCATGACGGTCATCATCTTGATGGCCGTCACGTACTGACTCCGCAAGGTTTGGCTGCATTACTGACTCCTCTGGACCGCCATCTGAAGCCTCCGAGGCCGTTCGCATGTCACCATGACGCCTACGCCTTCTGGAACGATCGCCATCCCTGCGACTTAGGTATATTCTGACGTCAtcctcatcgtcatcatcatgtGAAGAAAAGGCCTCCATCTCGTCCTCATCTTCAAGATCGTCGTCCAAATCGTCCACGTCTGAAGAGGAGGAACTGCTCCCCATGCCGGCCCTGACGCCGTCTCCAGGGCCACCAGGGCCTCCTCCACCGCGCCTGCCGTCCCCGTACCGGTGAACGCTCAGGTCTAGACTGTACTTGAGGTCGGAGGAAGGTGATGAGGCTGAAGAAGATGTGACGGAGGGAGCGGGTTGACCGCATGGTCGTTGCAGTAACGAAttggtctggtggtgctggccaGGGGCGGCCGCGGACTGATGGTGGTGATCCGCAGCCCTCTGTAGTTCTCCAGGAGGTGGGGTTGCTAGCATAGGAAATGCTGCGGCCGCGGCTGCAGCCATGGCATTGAAGGGCCCTGCAGCGGCCCCTAGGCCGGCAAGGGCCGGACTGAGTGCGGCTGCAGCTGCCGGAAGGCCTCCAAGCGACTGGTGGTGGTGCGGTGGCGCCATCAGCAGCGGGTGTGGCTGCGAGGAACGGCCGTCGTGCGGCGATATCTTCCTCCGAAGGTGTGGCGAGTGCAGTTTTGGGTTTGGGTTCGCGCTGTGCCGGTTCCTGCTCCGCCGTGAGCTGAACATCATGTTGCAGCCTTCTACAGTACAGCGGTGCATCTCCCTGAGGTGAACAGCCGAGAAGTGTATCTTCAGGGCACCTTTATCGCAGAAGGTCTTCAGGCATACGTTGCATTGCACCCGTTTCTTGCCGGTGGAAGGGTTTATGAGTTGCGTGCCGAGATTCAGTGGCGCCCATTGTCGCTTGACTGGCGTCGAAGCCTTCCGGGCGTGGTGGTGGGATGAAGTGGATGATGACCTCCGCCTATCGTCGATAGCCGGCTCTGGGCGGTCACGGCTCAGGTTCAGCGCACTTACGGAGTTCTCATCATCTGATCCGCCGTACTCGCTGCCGCTCACGTCAGACTTGAATCCTCCGTGCGCGTTGGGTCCGTAGTGCATCTGCTGATGTTGTGAATGACCACCGCGCGTAGGGCTGCTCCCACTTCCCTGCACGCTCAGGTTCAGTCCCGAGTCTGATGCCACCGAGGGCCTC
Protein-coding sequences here:
- the LOC124166812 gene encoding uncharacterized protein LOC124166812; protein product: MVSKETDTNDAMGIGEGRGSPSPREGQHSKMPSSARMSRDLDQSAAAKAKLATTNGAGLMMEVAIRCTVPSCSCECFTPGKMHVRYCDTCKHGWVPHALDKLGFRHLYHHSIPIGGGGGGGAGGGGALMSPHHGVEAVQPNVAFDIASLVLYGCQALPIRLKILLDRLFSVLQQEEVLQVLHGFGWTHEDYARGYVLTDPHGAVLDRWNMCSREEEPLVLQQFLRFGETRAITQQLLSQESADLFLHALPPTGTSLRALPPPPPRIDSDIKKFIERTGSSRAKEDPSTNSSAAPSGPPSAQASAQLPSAQHSAQHSAQHHPAMGHVAGAQVLHHVHQLHQRHQHQSGSSRPPSPSSAPAHHVHHAAPPEHHHPHHHFLPHLLHPQQGGQPNRPPAPPAPVTTSSASAPLLPPPPLSFAKMPPAVNGPAPNASPATPTSPLSASPLNRLQSMQPFDFRKERAGGNCPPGGSPEPVVPQSPGGQQPPPPPPPPPVRRRPSVASDSGLNLSVQGSGSSPTRGGHSQHQQMHYGPNAHGGFKSDVSGSEYGGSDDENSVSALNLSRDRPEPAIDDRRRSSSTSSHHHARKASTPVKRQWAPLNLGTQLINPSTGKKRVQCNVCLKTFCDKGALKIHFSAVHLREMHRCTVEGCNMMFSSRRSRNRHSANPNPKLHSPHLRRKISPHDGRSSQPHPLLMAPPHHHQSLGGLPAAAAALSPALAGLGAAAGPFNAMAAAAAAAFPMLATPPPGELQRAADHHHQSAAAPGQHHQTNSLLQRPCGQPAPSVTSSSASSPSSDLKYSLDLSVHRYGDGRRGGGGPGGPGDGVRAGMGSSSSSSDVDDLDDDLEDEDEMEAFSSHDDDDEDDVRIYLSRRDGDRSRRRRRHGDMRTASEASDGGPEESVMQPNLAESVRDGHQDDDRHEEEGPEARAKREPEEGLDLTGSPENKRFKAECPESAEGGNCSPLRLTQTKVEEQRVADGTEEGPQGPLPVQSCAENGPTTVPATTASPLSSSSKAGVRKRKSRNPTRCAQPLPEDTPSNLLVMSSSEDDADALATAAAAAAEARATPPGKEEDDPGAMETAEEMGNCEPECLKVEPKTEAEDERKREDIGEEVEEEATVEPSKEKAASPSVKEEEEDASSAGHTIDLSKSASSEEKKSPTSERIDATSAGEQLSRPDGPQRASEVDCPSNGGAQSDGDESLDSSHALRQLENLSQGHFGERDPSCRGPSLQGPYPAPGVQSANHPFNIGIVPGPNSPPSPSSDRGDRDAESLSNPDSPSGDSSQQGLGHFRDSSGFMGVVDVPIDKENPRRCPVCGKIFQNHFGVKTHYQNVHLKLMHKCTVDGCNAAFPSKRSRDRHSANLNLHRKLLSTSSSDKSMFGDKSPFASLAANPALHGEFLARLYADTQALPLNLEAFKNHLPAAGAVPTGIGGLAEHLMVNGDRLGPGGLPPPPLLLPSLGFAGFGGLDHFGAALAAGMNGGRGGPNSSASSGSPSPPIPLSLLRHPLGTEAPQSGVPTLPANAYYCLEEDDPTPEVDGGLRCRFCHKPFPDGASLKEHYERFHLSEMFGCTVEGCGKMFSSRHRRNQHSQDEAAHSAAARAGNGSPSPPPECS